Part of the Novosphingobium sp. KA1 genome is shown below.
GCCACCATCGCCACGCTGTTCTTCGTTCCCACCGTCTTCGCTTTCTTCCATAGCCGTCGCAAGCACCATGAAGCGCCCTCCGAAGCTCTTCCCGAAGCAGAGGCCGCCCATGCTTGATCCCCAGATGCACCAGACTCCCGAGGCCCCCATGGACAACGACACTCCCACCGGTCCCAGCAGCCGCACCCTGAAGCGGGTGGGCATCGGCGCGGCCATCGTCGCCCTGGCCGTGGTCGCCGTGGGCACCGCCAGCCGCATGCACGCGACGAGCGAACTGAAGAGCGCGGCCGAGGATTCGGCGCTGCCCACCGTGGCGCTGGCCGTGCCCAAGACGGCGGCGGGCGAGGGCGGTCTGACCCTGCCCGGCACCGCGCAGGCGTGGAACAGCGCGGCGATCAACGCGCGTACCAACGGCTATGTCAGCAAGTGGCTGGCCGACATCGGCGACCATGTGCGGGCCGGCCAGCCGCTCGCCATTCTCGACGCGCCGGAAATCGAGCAGCAGCTGGCGCAGGCCAAGGCCGACTACCAGACCGCGCTCGCCAACCAGCGCCTTGCCGCCACCACCGCCAGGCGCTGGAGCGCGATGCTGGCCAAGGATGCCGTCTCGCAGCAGGAAGTGGACGAGAAGGCGGGCGACCTTGCCGCCAAGACCGCGCTCGCCAATGCGGCGCTGGCCCAGGTGCGCGAGCTTCAGGCCCAGCACGGCTTCACCCAGCTTTCCGCGCCCTTCGCGGGCGTCGTCACCAGCCGCTCGGCGCAGATCGGCGCGCTGGTCACGGCCGGCAATGCCGCCGCGCAGCCGCTGTTCACCGTGTCCGACGTGCACAAGATGCGCGTCTATGTCCGCGTGCCGCAGATCTATTCGGCGCTGGTCAACCCCGGCGTCACCGTTGCGCTCAGCCTGCCGGAATATCCGGGCCGCTCGTTCCCGGGAACGGTGACCCGCAGCGCCGGCGCGGTCGATGCGCAGTCGGGCGCGGTGCTGGTCGAAGTGCAGGCGGACAACAACGACGGCGCGCTGAAGCCGGGCGCCTTCGTGCAGGCCCACTTCGACGTCGACGCCACGCTCAAGGGCGTGACCCTGCCGGGCAGCGCCGTGCTCTACACCGACAAGGGCCCGAGCGTGGCCGTGCTGGGCGCAGGCAACACGGTCACCGTCCGCCCGATCACCATCGCGCGCGATCAGGGCAAGTCGGTGATCGTCTCGGTGGGCGTCAACCTTGGCGACCGCGTGGTGGATTCGCCGCCGGACTCGATCCGCACCGGCGACCGCGTGCAGGTGCAGAGCGCCGCCGATGCCGCCCCGGCAAAGGGCGCCACGCATGGTTAAGCGGGTCGCCCTCACTGCGCTTGCGGCAGCGCTGCTGGGCGGCTGTTCGATGGCCCCCAGGTACACGCCGCCGGCGGCCAGCCTCCCCGCCGCGCCCGAGCAGTTCGCCGAAATGCAGGGCTGGGCCCCCGCCGCCCCGCAGGACGCTGCCCTGCGCGGCGCGTGGTGGACGATGTTCGGCGATCCCGTGCTGGACGACCTCGAAACCAGGGCCGAGGCCGCCAGCCCGACCCTGGCCGCCGCGCTCGCCCGCTACGATCAGGCGCGCGGCGCCGCCGGGGTGGCGACCTCCGAACTCTTCCCCGAGATCGGCGTCAACGGTTCCGCCGCCCGCTCGCGCGTGTCGGCCGGGCGCCCGCTCTCCTCGGGCTCCTCGGCGACCTACGACAACTACATCGTCGGCGGCAGCCTGTCCTACGAACTCGACCTCTGGGGCCGGGTGCGCAACAGCGTGAAGGCGGGCAGGGCCGAGGCCGATGCCTCCGCCGGCGATCTCGCCTCGGCGCGCCTCAGCCTGCAGGCCGCCGTTGCCGACGCCTACTTGCGCCTGCGCGGGCTCGACGCCCAGGCCCAGCTGCTCGACCGCTCGGTGGACGCCTTCCAGCGTGCCTACCAGCTGACCGAGACGCGCCACGAAGGCGGAATCTCCTCCGGCATCGACGTCAACCGCGCCCGCACCGTCCTTGCCAATGCCCGCGCCCAAGTGGCCTCCATCGCCAACCAGCGCGCGCAGACCGAGCACGAACTGGCCGCGCTGACCGGCGCCGTCGCCTCGGACTTCCACGTCGCCGCGGCGGCGCCCGCCTTCGACGTGCCCAGCCTTGCAGTGGATACCCCCTCGACGCTGCTCCAGCGCCGGCCCGACATCGCCGCCGCCGAACGCCGCGTCTATGCCGCCAACGCCCGCATCGGCGTGGCCCGCGCGGCCTGGTTCCCGACCATCGGCCTCGGCGGATCGGGCGGATGGCAGACCACCCACGGCAACCTCCTGAGCGCTCCCAATTCGATGTGGTCGCTCGGCCCCCTCTCGGCGCTGCTCACCGTGTTCGACGGCGGCGCCCGCCGCTCGCAAGTGAAGATCTCGCGCGGCGAATACGACGAGGCCGCCGCCGACTACCGCACCACCGTGCTCGGCGCCTTCCGCGAAGTGGAAGATTCGATCGCGGCCATGCGCCAGCTCGAAACGCAGGGCAAAGCGCAGCAGGAAGCCGCCGCCGCCGCCCAGCGCACCAGCGAGATCGCCATGTCCCGCTACCGCGACGGCGCCTCGGACTACCTCGACGTGGTGACCGCCCAGACCGACGCCCTCGACGCCCAGCGCTCCGCCATCGCCGTGGAGACCGAACGCATGCGCGCGGCGGTGGACTATGTGAAGGCGATTGGCGGGCCTTCGGAGGCCAAGGGGTAAGAAGGGATAGAGCAGGGGAGCATAGCCCCCCTGCACCCCCATTACCGTCTGCGTCGCGCGCGCAGATTCGGTGTGCGCCCCTTGCGGCGCAGCCAATAAGTCTCCCGACGCCGCCATGGGCGCGCAAGGCTGTCGGTCCGCGTGACCTAGACGGTATTGGGGGTGCAGGGGGTATTAACCCCCTGCTTTATCTCTTGTTCTTCAAAACCCTAAACCATCGTCTCCGGCCGCACCACGCGGTCGAACGTCGCCTCGTCCACCAGCCCCAGATCGAGCGCGGCTTCCTTCAAAGTCAGCCCGTCCGTGTGCGCGTGCTTGGCGATTTTTGCGGCGTTGTCGTAGCCGATCTCGGGTGCAAGGGCCGTCACCAGCATCAGCGAGCGTTCCAGCAATTCGGTGATCCGGCGGCGGTTGGGTTCGATGCCTGCCACGCAGCGGTCGGCAAAGCTGGTCATGCCGGTGGCGAGCAGGGCGATCGAGCGGATCACCGCGGCGCCGATCATCGGCTTGAACACGTTGAGTTCGAAGGCGCCCTGCATGCCGCCGACGGTCACCGCCTGATGGTTGCCGATCACTTGTGCGGCTACCATCGTCAGCATCTCGCACTGGGTGGGGTTGACCTTGCCGGGCATGATCGAGCTGCCCGGTTCGTTGGCGGGCAGGTCCAGTTCGCCAAGCCCGGAGCGCGGGCCGGAGCCGAGCAGGCGGATGTCGTTGGCGATCTTGGTGAGGGCGACGGCGAGGGTGGAGAGGGTGCCGGAAAGCTGCACCAGCGCGTCGTTGCTGGCGAGCGCCTCGAAGGTGTTGGGCGCGGGCACGAAGGCGAGGCCGGTCTGGACGGCGAGGTCCGCCGCGACGTCCGCCGCGAAGCCTTCGGGGGCGTTGAGGCCGGTGCCGACGGCGGTGCCGCCCTGCGCCAGCCGCAGGACGCCCTGTTCGGCATGGAGCAGCCGCTCGCGGGCATCGCGAAGCTGCTGGACGTAGCCGGAAAATTCCTGCCCCAGCGTCAGCGGGGTGGCGTCCTGCAGGTGGGTGCGGCCGATCTTGACGATCTGGCTCCAGGCCTCGGATTTGGCTTCGAGCGCGCGGGCAAGGTGGTCGAGCGCGGGGAGCAGGGCCTTGTGCAGTTCCACGGCGGCGGCGACGTGGAGCGCGGTCGGGAAGCTGTCGTTGGAGGACTGGCCGCGATTGACGTGGTCGTTGGGGTGGACCGGGCTCTTGCCGCCGCGCTGGCCGGAGAGCAGTTCGTTGGCGCGTCCGGCGATCACCTCGTTGACGTTCATGTTGCTCTGGGTGCCGGAGCCGGTCTGCCAGATCACCAGCGGGAACTGGTCGTCGAGCGTGCCCGAGACCACTTCGGCGGCGGCGGCCTCGATCGCGCGGGCAAGGCTTTCGTCGAGCCCGTGCCGTGCGTTGACCCGCGCGGCGGCCAGCTTCACGCGGGCAAGGGCATGGACGATGGCCACGGGCATGCGCTCGGTGGGGCCGAAGGGGAAGTTGTGCAGGCTGCGCTCGGTCTGGGCGCCCCAGTAGGCGGCGGCGGGGACGTCGATCTCGCCGATCGAGTCGGTTTCGCGGCGGAATTCCATGGCACGGGCTCCTCTGTCACCGCGCCCGCGCTGGCTTGCGGGAAAGGGCGCGAGGCTAACCTAAGTATCGGATCAGGCGGGTGCAATGTCCCTATTGGCAAGATGGGTTGCGGGGGGGCGCTCCGGGGCGCTCACGCGGTCAGGAGCAGCAGCGCGCGCAGGGCGGGGTCGAGCAGCAGGTGGACCAGTCCGTGCCCGGCGAGGGCCGAAAGGAAGCCGTGGCGCCAGTAGAGCAGGCCCCAGACGCAGCCGACCAGCCAGAAGCGCAAGGCGCCGTAGAGCGGGTAATGGGACACCGCCGTCCAGGCATTGAGCAGTTGCACCGCCGCGATGATCAGCAGCAGCGCCCAGGGCGGCAGCGGCCTGCGGGTGAACGGCGCGCTGGCGGCGGCGGCGAGCACGGCCAGCGCGGTGGTCAGGAGCAGGCGGTACTGCACTTCCTCCAGCATCGATCCGGCGGCGGAAAACAGCATGCGCGGCAGCAGCGGCGCGGTGAACAGCGCGGCATAACCCTCGGGCAGCGCGCGGCGGAACAGCACGCCGTCGAGCAGGAGCACGAAGGCGCTTACCCCCAGCACCGCGCCGAGCGTTGCCGCGAGCGCGGCCTTGCGCTCGCGCGCAAGGAGGTGCAGCCCGGTGCGCGCGAGGATCAGGCGGAGCGCGGATCGCAAGGGAAAGGGGCTCAGGGTTTGGCCCCGCTCCAGATCGCCCAGCCGA
Proteins encoded:
- the fumC gene encoding class II fumarate hydratase — protein: MEFRRETDSIGEIDVPAAAYWGAQTERSLHNFPFGPTERMPVAIVHALARVKLAAARVNARHGLDESLARAIEAAAAEVVSGTLDDQFPLVIWQTGSGTQSNMNVNEVIAGRANELLSGQRGGKSPVHPNDHVNRGQSSNDSFPTALHVAAAVELHKALLPALDHLARALEAKSEAWSQIVKIGRTHLQDATPLTLGQEFSGYVQQLRDARERLLHAEQGVLRLAQGGTAVGTGLNAPEGFAADVAADLAVQTGLAFVPAPNTFEALASNDALVQLSGTLSTLAVALTKIANDIRLLGSGPRSGLGELDLPANEPGSSIMPGKVNPTQCEMLTMVAAQVIGNHQAVTVGGMQGAFELNVFKPMIGAAVIRSIALLATGMTSFADRCVAGIEPNRRRITELLERSLMLVTALAPEIGYDNAAKIAKHAHTDGLTLKEAALDLGLVDEATFDRVVRPETMV
- a CDS encoding efflux transporter outer membrane subunit, translated to MVKRVALTALAAALLGGCSMAPRYTPPAASLPAAPEQFAEMQGWAPAAPQDAALRGAWWTMFGDPVLDDLETRAEAASPTLAAALARYDQARGAAGVATSELFPEIGVNGSAARSRVSAGRPLSSGSSATYDNYIVGGSLSYELDLWGRVRNSVKAGRAEADASAGDLASARLSLQAAVADAYLRLRGLDAQAQLLDRSVDAFQRAYQLTETRHEGGISSGIDVNRARTVLANARAQVASIANQRAQTEHELAALTGAVASDFHVAAAAPAFDVPSLAVDTPSTLLQRRPDIAAAERRVYAANARIGVARAAWFPTIGLGGSGGWQTTHGNLLSAPNSMWSLGPLSALLTVFDGGARRSQVKISRGEYDEAAADYRTTVLGAFREVEDSIAAMRQLETQGKAQQEAAAAAQRTSEIAMSRYRDGASDYLDVVTAQTDALDAQRSAIAVETERMRAAVDYVKAIGGPSEAKG
- a CDS encoding CPBP family glutamic-type intramembrane protease; translated protein: MRSALRLILARTGLHLLARERKAALAATLGAVLGVSAFVLLLDGVLFRRALPEGYAALFTAPLLPRMLFSAAGSMLEEVQYRLLLTTALAVLAAAASAPFTRRPLPPWALLLIIAAVQLLNAWTAVSHYPLYGALRFWLVGCVWGLLYWRHGFLSALAGHGLVHLLLDPALRALLLLTA
- a CDS encoding efflux RND transporter periplasmic adaptor subunit → MDNDTPTGPSSRTLKRVGIGAAIVALAVVAVGTASRMHATSELKSAAEDSALPTVALAVPKTAAGEGGLTLPGTAQAWNSAAINARTNGYVSKWLADIGDHVRAGQPLAILDAPEIEQQLAQAKADYQTALANQRLAATTARRWSAMLAKDAVSQQEVDEKAGDLAAKTALANAALAQVRELQAQHGFTQLSAPFAGVVTSRSAQIGALVTAGNAAAQPLFTVSDVHKMRVYVRVPQIYSALVNPGVTVALSLPEYPGRSFPGTVTRSAGAVDAQSGAVLVEVQADNNDGALKPGAFVQAHFDVDATLKGVTLPGSAVLYTDKGPSVAVLGAGNTVTVRPITIARDQGKSVIVSVGVNLGDRVVDSPPDSIRTGDRVQVQSAADAAPAKGATHG